Sequence from the Chloroflexota bacterium genome:
GCCGATGACAAGCACCCCTGAACAACCCTGGTACCAGACCTATTTCGGGCCGGACTACCTGACCCACTACGCCCCGTGATCACGGAGGAGCGGACTCGGAAGGAAGTGGACGGCATCCAGCGCCTCCTCGCGCCTGCCCCCGGCGCCAAGCTCCTCGATCTCTGCTGCGGTCATGGCCGCATAACCATCCCCCTCGCTCAGCTGGGCTGTCACATGACCGGCCAGGACCTCAGCGAATACTTCCTGGAACGCGCCCGTCGCGACGCCGAGGCGAAGGGACTCTCCGTCCGCTGGGTGCGCGGCGATATGCGCCGGATCCCCTTCGAAGGTGAATTCGATGCCGTCATCAACGTCTTCAGCTCCTTCGGCTACCTTGAAGACGAATCGGAAGATGCCGGAGTGCTGCGCCAGGTTCACAAAGCCCTGAAGCCCGGCGGCCGCTTCC
This genomic interval carries:
- a CDS encoding class I SAM-dependent methyltransferase codes for the protein MDGIQRLLAPAPGAKLLDLCCGHGRITIPLAQLGCHMTGQDLSEYFLERARRDAEAKGLSVRWVRGDMRRIPFEGEFDAVINVFSSFGYLEDESEDAGVLRQVHKALKPGGRFLSDEMNRDFFFANYHPSSITRRPSGVVSLEEHAIDLITSRDNLRLTLIDPDGSQRTHRYSLRLYTARERLRML